The region TCTGCACCTCAGGTAGTTCTGAAAGCGTATAATCATGCGTGCATTTGATATACGACCTTAGCAATATGATCCACCAGAACCCAGAGTCAACAGGTGCAACTCTTCCTATTGCACTACCACCGAAATCTGCAACCAAGGTTTCCTTCTGCCTATGCGAATCGTAAAGAACTTTAAAACTTGCAGGCATGACACCTTCCCCAAGTGTAAAATTGTCAATTCTTTTCTCCCAACCTTGAAGGTGGAGAGTCTTTAACAGAAAGTTCTTTACTATCTCTGGCTCGCCACCAGCATTGGCAGGTCTCATTAGACAGGCTAAGCCACTGGGAACGAAGTCTCTTATGAAAACCTGCAATATAAGAATGGGCCAAGAATATTGACTGAGTTCAATAGGGCACCCCTGCAATAAGGCTTTTAACTTCATTGAAATCATAACATTATGGGCTAGCTATCAAACTCAGAAAAACAGCAGCACTATGAATTTGATCAAGCaatcatgcatgtttttagtctGTGGCTATGTAACAATGACGTACGGTAATTCCTCTCAAAGGCATCTACAAAGATCGTTAATCTTCACCTGTATGGAAAACTCTCGTCCTcgtttgttttaaaataaaaattgaagacGTAACGACTTATGCCACtcacaatataatataataattaattagttCCTCCGGCATTACCACGAAATGTGCAGATATATGAAGGGCAAGTCAAGAAGTGTACATTAGACCACATATTTGCCAGGTGAAGACGAAAAGATCACAGAACTAAAAGGCACAAGAACTTTCATAGCAAATCAAATAACAGGAACCGAAGTTATATAAGTAAAAGAATAAGACGAAGAATTAGATATAGATATAGATGATTATCATGGATGGAAAATAAGCGTAAGAAATAGATATAGATGATTATCATGCATGTAAAACAGGAATCTCCTTAACACCATTCACAAAAACAGAAAATGCCTCAAAATGCTATAGCGAAAGCGAATAGCAGTAAGCAAAATTCTGAAGATAAAATGGATTCTAACAAGCATGGATTTGAAGGCTAAAGAAAGACCGTTGAGAAAACACCTAAGACAAATGAAGCTTCATTGCAAAATagccaaacaaaagaaaatgataatATAACAAAACAAGGGAGATATCaggatttgaaaaatcaaaagaaaacaaaaatgaagacaaagaattaaacataatataccTGATTGTAATTCAAAGCCTCGGCGATAGGATCCATAGCAGCGAGCGTACCGACTGGCTTGCCTTTGTAATATACGTAAGATTTTTGTAGTCCCTCCCACGCTTCTTCCAACATCGCACCGTTTTCTGTACTCCCTAGAGGACTATCGACGGATCTGACCGCAGGCAATAAACTGTCGAGTTCCAAGTTCTCGAGACTCGAACCTACGCTAGGAGACGGCTTCAGTGACATCTGCGCCACGTTTGCATTATTGGATTTGGATATGTTCTCGTTGCTCTGCACTCTCAACGTCTTCATCGGCTTATCAAGTTTGTCAGTCGATTCATTTTCTTCCTCCAATTTGGATGACTCTTCTTTTCCGATTGTGTCTTGAAATATTTCTGTTGATATTTTTGGACTCTCTCGCTGGTTTGATTCTAGAGAAGTCTTTCCATTATCCGTCCATTTTACATTTTCAGTTTGCGAAGCTTCCTCAGGAGATTCAAGAGCTTCTTCCTCTTCATTTTGTGAACACAGGGATTTCTCGGTAATTTTAGACTTCTCAAACATGATAAAATCAAAAGATTTCTCACTCGCGTCGTCAGCTCCTTTCTCCGTGGTAGTCTCCGAAGGTTGTTCTTCGATAGGCGTCACGGTGCACTCTCCTTCGTGTTTAAGAACGATAAAAAAGTCAGCCGATTTCACCTCTTTTTCCGATGAATCTCCAAGTCCTTTCTCACTATCTCCGACTGAAAGAGTAAAATAAAGCGCAGGAACCGCCTCTGCTTCCTTTACATCTTCTAAAAGATCACACGGAGCTCTCAAAGTTGACATTCTTAAAGAAGAGAATCAAATATCAGCAGCACAATTGCACAATATACCTTTCTCAGGTCTTCCTCTTCGTTTCGTAGAAACTGAAACTGCTGGAGAGAATAGTGAGATACGGACAAAGAAAATAATGCAAAAATGGATCAGAGATGGAAGCCTAAAGGGCGTGAGCGATTGGGTACCGAATTGTGGTTCGTTTTGGAGgctggaaaaaaaattttaaagtgtgGAAGTTGTTTTAGAATAGGTCTCAATACTTAGTTTATCTACGAAATTGCCCCTCGTCATTTCGTGCCCTGGGTGACAAGTTGGAAGTTCATAATGTACGGGCGTTTTAGAGATTAACAAAATTGTTTGTGAACTTCTTTCAGTTTTTGGTGGCGAGAGGAGTTATCGTGGGACCTTGGAGGCCGTTGGCTTTGGGCGCCAAAGGGAACACAAACAAACCCATAAACTCTtccattttctaaaaaattaaaacagataaaaattttaaaaaataaatttattaaaaaattatttttcgatgaaagtataagattttataaaattgcatttaaaaattcctaaaattgtagaaaataattaaaattttataaaaaaagaataaaataaaatttgaaacccATGAactttagggtgggtttggatgggcggtgcgttgacctgcggttagtgtaaaaacagcggtggaggtgagattagatactgtagcgatactgtagcgtgagagaaaaagtaagctaaacgcaccgcaccgcacccaatcgcccatccaaactcacccttagtcaCCTTAGATGTTGTTTACAGTTTGAATGTTGCTTATGTCTGGAAACGAAGTGCACTACACACTTGTGCATCACAGATTTGACTGGAACCTCATCTCTATAGAAGTTATAAAATAGCTCTTCATGTGTctattaatgcatggtatgaatGGAAATTGATAAAAATGAGGGATAGAATCGAAAGAGGTCAGTTCACCCATTTTAAGGTCAAAAGTTGGACAGGTAGAGAGAGTCAGGATTATTGCTTAGTGAATTAGGGTTTTGAGTGGAGAGGAATCCCTTTACTAAGTGGTATCTTGGGGTACTTATAGGAGGGGTAAGGGCCTAATGGAGGGTCCAACCAGGTCCAAATTGGGGGATATAACAATAGTCCCCCTCCTAGTCGAGAGATAGGTTAGAAAGTGACCATGCCTCGAGACTATTTGTAGGCCACCCCTGTAGGTAGTAGTTGTTGTAAAAAAAATGGGTGGTAAGTTATAGGGAACGTACCCAAAAATTGTCTTGTACTTTTATGGAGGATACAATTATTGGCCCTACGACTTGGGAATATATGGTGTCTTGTGAGGCTATTGAAATTCATTTGTACCCTTAATAATGCATTGGCAGATGGTGTTTCTATTCATGGTTGGTTcgtttaagttttctttttgatttaaTGGGTGGTATGCTCATTGGCCCGGCAATCTGAAAATGCATAAAATATACCCGAGCGGTGCAATTGTCAATatagagggattaaatttattCGATGGAGACATGGCATATGTATATTGTGGATGCCATAATTGTACATGTAAAATAGAATAGGTTCAAGCCATCCGTATGTTGGCGTAAGAAATGCATATTATTCATTGGTGTAACAATATAAAATGTAGGGTACAAACTGTTCGTTGGtaatacaaaatttaataaatgcATATTATTCATTGGCGTAAGAAATACGTACTATCCGTTGGTGATATAAAACTTAAGCGGTGCAAAATCgttcattgatgatataaaatgcaAGAGGTGTAGATCGTCCACTGATGATATAAAATGGAAGAAATGTAAATCGTTCATTGGTGATATAAAATGTAAGTAATGAATATTTTCTGTTAAAATATGAATGTAAAGAATGTGGGCTATATGTTTAAAATACATTCTCGTTTGTAATATAAAACGTAAGAAATGTATATTATCCATTGTGCAAGACATGCATAATGTCCGTTAAAATGTGAAGAGGAGAATTATTCATTGTTATAAATAATGACAGCGAATGTAGCTTTTGGCTTTAGTTTTTATTGAGTAATATTGAATAAGTGTTTTCAAAATGATGACGGGTGTGGCAACCCGACCAAGTTGTTGACAAGTATGGTGACTTGAGTAGGTTGTTGACGAGTATGACGACTCAACCAATAAATACAAGGATGACGGGTGTGACGACCCAGCCAGGTTGTTGACAGGTATGGCGACCCGGCCTATAACATTAGCCTGGCGACCCCTTAGTGTTCGAATACTTTTTATAGAAGTGAGGCAtataaagttatgaaatattttttttgtaatgaaAAACTAAGTTCAAATTAAGTAGGTATTAAATTCGACTAAGAATAAGAATTCTTTGAGTGCGTCTTTGGGTGAAATCTACATCAGGTGAGCTTGGTGGTTTGGTAGACTTTTTTGAAGAGTATACGCCACCTAGCTGTTAGACAAAATGTTAAGCCCTTGGTGTTAATATCTTATTTTTAAAGAATCGtacactttattattattttattatccttgTTGAACAATCTGGTTAAACTAATGAGAATTTGGTTAGTATAAGACTAAGTTTCTGTAATCTATCAGACCCGTATTTATGAAGAAAGAGAAGTGCTTAGTCACAATGAACGAGGGGTTTGGAGGGAATTCAAACCTATTCACTAAGTTTTTCCTTTCGTGTATATCTGTATAAAGCAAACTTTGGCTTATTAAGcaagttttatgctttatttgGCAACCATAATTTCTTTCCAAGCTTTCTCTGTAATTTTTCTTTCGGAAAACTCTAAACTTAAGATTTGTTTGAAGACTTGGGTTCGTTGTACTCAGCCAACTCCACCATTGTTTGGTACTTGGTAAATATCAATGAAACTCAagttattttcatggttatttacAAGGCTTTAAGGTTTTATGCTTTAGGGTCAGTTTGAGTTGTAATAAAGGAAACTTTCAGATTTTGGTTTCCTGTTAATATTCATATTAAACTTGCTTAGTTTTCCTTGTAAAATGATTACCAGAAATTTTCTAATCAATTTCCTTCGGGATCAACTCATAAGAAAGGACCAAGATACTTTGATTTCTTACGTTTTCGAAAGAAAGGCCGCCTCACAAatttagtagaatttttttttattccttcctcttttttttttgataagtTAACTCTTTGTATtatagctcaagaaactcctGAAAACTCTCATGATAAGGGTAAGAGTCCTGTTGTCTGACCTTGCTGCATTGTTCTGTTGAGTTCCTTCTTGCTTCCATGTGTGTGTATTATGTTCTTGTTTATGTTAGATTGAGGTAAACACTCTTATCCCATGAGATGATATGTTTGTGTATGAGTAATAAAAGTTTGTGGTTAGTTGTTTGTGTGAATGGAATAAGGGTCTTTCTTCATGTTTAAGCTATCACCCATTATTTTTGGAATGAACAATATGAACTGAGCTATGAAAATGAAATCATGGCGATGCCTTAAATGAAATGAGCATTGAACTGACAGATCGCGATACATGAAAAGGGATTATGTGTCCTTTGGTAGGGAGGCCGCCTCTGGATATACTAACGTCTAAAATCAGAATACTACACAAAATATATAGACTAAAGAGGTGTCTGCAAGCATACGAGTCAAGTTGTAAGAtagttacaatgaagtaggtaagtactctgaggatcgtactcAAGGGAGACGAATACTAAATTAATATTAGCCTAAAcacaaatagatctaattaatattttaaataaatcatagtaTGATAAAACATAAATGAGAGATATttggtttttttataatttcataactgAAATAGCATTAATAAAGAAAC is a window of Gossypium hirsutum isolate 1008001.06 chromosome D08, Gossypium_hirsutum_v2.1, whole genome shotgun sequence DNA encoding:
- the LOC107900952 gene encoding probable alkaline/neutral invertase F; this encodes MSTLRAPCDLLEDVKEAEAVPALYFTLSVGDSEKGLGDSSEKEVKSADFFIVLKHEGECTVTPIEEQPSETTTEKGADDASEKSFDFIMFEKSKITEKSLCSQNEEEEALESPEEASQTENVKWTDNGKTSLESNQRESPKISTEIFQDTIGKEESSKLEEENESTDKLDKPMKTLRVQSNENISKSNNANVAQMSLKPSPSVGSSLENLELDSLLPAVRSVDSPLGSTENGAMLEEAWEGLQKSYVYYKGKPVGTLAAMDPIAEALNYNQVFIRDFVPSGLACLMRPANAGGEPEIVKNFLLKTLHLQGWEKRIDNFTLGEGVMPASFKVLYDSHRQKETLVADFGGSAIGRVAPVDSGFWWIILLRSYIKCTHDYTLSELPEVQRGMKLILNLCLSDGFDTFPTLLCADGCSMIDRRMGIYGYPIEIQALFYFALRSSRQMLKPERDGKELIERIDKRIRALSFHIQKYYWLDFTQLNNIYRYKTEEYSHTAVNKFNVIPESIPDWVFDFMPLRGGYLIGNVSPARMDFRWFLVGNCIAILSSLATPAQATAIMDLIEERWEDLIGEMPLKIVYPALEGHEWRTVTGFDPKNTRWSYHNGGSWPVLIWLLTAACIKTGRPQIAKRAIELIEQRLSKDGWPEYYDGKTGRYVGKQARKYQTWSISGYLVAKMLIENPANLPIISLEEDKKIAKPKLTRSISF